In the genome of Trypanosoma brucei gambiense DAL972 chromosome 11, complete sequence, the window GTTTTGGTCCTTCAGTGGTAGAGGCCAGCGTGGCTTTAATGGCGTTGCGACATTTGCTCGCAAGGGGCTTACGTGGTGGTGTGACTCACGACCTTTTATTGAGGCGGATGACAAGGAAGGCAACAGTAGCCCCGATGCAAGCGACAAAAAGACGAGCACTGTGGAGGAACTGCACGATGAGGGTCGTGTGCTGGTGACGGGCCACAGCGCCTTTGTATTGGTTAACACCTACGTTGTGAATGGACGCAACAGTCAGAGAATGGCATTCAAAATGAGGTTCCTTTCATGCCTAAAGAGCCTTCTTGCACggttgaagaaggaaaacggGAAACCTGTTATCTTGGTTGGAGACCTCAATATAACTTTTCGGGCGGAAGATTCGCACTGGTCCCAACGTCGCCTtggttttccctccttcatgCGACTCGTTCATCTTGCACGAAGCCTCAGCAATGACGAGTGGAAGCAGAGCTATCCATATATTGGGCAAGATACGGTGTGCCATCTAGAGGGATACATTGCGGAACAAACATTGCAATTTCTTGTTGACGAAAGTGACGATCCGCACCCAAACGACGGAAGGTGTGCTCGCGTTGATAATCTGTTCTCAGGCCTTACAAAGGAATGCAAGACTACGGTCACCATTGATGGCAACCACTTGCTACAAGAACTCGTACAGAAGGGTCGAGAGTTAAAGTATCATCAAAACAAGGGTAGTGGGGCGAGGGTAACGCTGTCGGAGTTGTGTGAGGCGGGTGTTACGAGTGTCTTTGCCAGTACACTCCTTCGAATGCAGCAGACTAACCACAATCGGgatatatttgttttagTGCAGTATTGTGGTTTGCCCTCGCACGATGAAGCAGGTGTGGAGTTCATGAAAGAGCTGCTGGTCGATTTGAACTTGCGTGACACAATGTTGGTGGGGCTTACTCCTGAGGCACTTAATGATGTTTGTCCGTGCCCGTACACGTGCTGGGATCAATCGAAAAATAAACGAGTGGTAAACGAGGGTAATCGCATAGACTACATTTTGATTGATGCGTCGCTAGCGCCAAAATTGGCTCCATGCCGCGATACGGAGAATAACGTTGTCCGCACATTATCTGAGGGCATTGGACACGCGGGTGAAGACAACGGTAAGAAGGTGGTCGTGGACGGTTGTGAGAACACATCGTCACCCTTTTTCAGTGAGTTTGACGGTGCATCCCATTTGCTTGGCGTACAACGTACAGCGGGGCACGGGGCGTACCCCGCAGCAGCTATGGACGGTACAGGTCTTCCACCCCTAAAGAAGGAGGCGAGGGACCTGCAGTTTCGTGGACTTCCATCCACCGGCTTATTTGTAACACCACCTCAATACAGCGACCATTGCGGCGTATGTGCGTACTTTCCGGATCTGTTGTTGGAACCCAGGCCCGCAAAGGTGAAGGAGATACACCCTTGTTTGTATCGACTTCCAGCATCTTTGGAATCGTTCTTCCAAAAGCGGCCAAGAAGTGAATAAGATGCGAGCGTAGTATCAGGTGGTGGGGACACTCCCACTTGTTGAAGTGTGTGTCGAAATTTAACATATGGAAGTAGGTGTGGCATCGACCTATCTAATACccattgggggggggggggcgtcTGTGAAAGTCACTGCATGTGCCCAGCAGGCACCTCCGAAGGTATCACCAGTGGTGTTTCCCTTTGCTCTGCACactaatattaataatggcttcaatttttttttgcgtttgtggGTCTTTTTTGTAGGGGGAAAAGTTGCACTACATTTCACTAAATGTACACAGTGCGATTTTTGTGTTGACTCGGCTCCCAACGTCCAGAAGTTTCTTGTGATTGCAGCGCAGCACTCCCCTTCAGTTCCTGAGGCGGTTTCTCGGTTCTCTTTCGCTTCTTTCGTCGGCTCTCATCGTAAAAGTGGTTAGGATGAACCGCGCTATCATTGCAGAGAAGGCTTCTTTGGCCTCTGAGAGGGCGAAGGAGTTTATTTCCAGTGGTGGGAGTATTGTATCCCGCGCCCGCTCACTCGTCTCTGGCGATGCACAATTTTTTGCTGTGCAACCAAAACCGGAAGACCTTAGGCGTCACCTCAATTCCGACTGTATTCACGAAAAAAGTGTTGCCATGAAGCGCATTATTGCACAGATGTGCAAGGGCTACGACATGTCAACCTTCTTTGCGGATGTGGTGAAGAACATCCATTCCCCATCTGTAGAACTGAGAAAGCTGATTTACTTCTTCGTGACACATTACGCGGAGGAGAACCAAATGAGGCGCTTCTCTCCATTTCAGCCTTTCAAAAGGACTTGATGGACCATAGTATGCACGTGCGTTCGTTAGCGTTGCGCATGTTAAGCGCCATGCGGATACCGGCGATTCATACGCTTGTGATGGTTGCGGTGCAGAAATGTGCACTAGACACAGAGCCGCTGGTCCGAAAGACCGCAGCTATATCCCTTGCACAAGTTTACGCCGTCAACGGGTCCGAGGCGGATCTGGAGACGATATATTCTATCCTTCAGCAACTTCTAGCCGATAAAAATTCGGAAGTGGCTGCTGCAGCCGCACTTTCATTTGTGGAGATATGCCCCCATGAAGTAAGTTTCATCCACAAAGTCTACCGTAACCTGTGTCGTGTCATCGGTGACTGTGACGAGTGGGGGCAAGTGGTACTGATACACGTGTTGCTTCGCTACGCGCGAACACAGTTCTGTGACCCAAACGAACAGACTGGAAGACGCGAGCTGATAAGCGATTCATCAGACGAAGCtgaacaaagtaaaaaaaataaggagaaTGACAAGGAAGAGGGTGTAAATGATGCAAATGATGGAGAAAGCTCTTCCGAAACgacctcttcctcctcctcctcctcctgggACAGAAAAATGCTTGGCTTACGCCGAGGGGGGCCCAATGCAGCCATGCTTCTTGACTCTGATCACCGGCTGCTTCTTGACTCTGTGAAGCCGCTTTTGATGAGCCTCAACAgcgctgttgttgtggcCGCTACCGCTGTTATTTGCCACTGTGGCCCCAAGGCGGACATGGACGCTTGCACTCTCCCACTACTTCGTTTGCTGGTGGGGCCTGACGAGCGGCACTCGGTCGTCCTCAGCACCATTCACACTATTGTACTGACACACGCAGAGCCTTTCGTGCCATACATTAGGGAATTTTTCCTCATGCCACAAGATAAGAGGGAGATACGCATCCTCAAGCTGAGTATCATCTCTAAACTCGCTACGGCTAACAACTTCCCGGATCTCTTTCGTGAGTTTCGTCATTATACCCGCAGTTATCACGTGGAGCATGTGGTTGATGCTGTCAGGGGACTAGGCCTAATTGCTGTGCGACTTTCTTCGGTGTGTACGTCGCAGGTAATGAGGGTGGTGTTGCCTCTGTTATCCCACAAGAATGCAGAGGTTGTGTCTGAGTCTATCAAGGTGTTGCAATTGCTCGTAGTACAGGGCAACAGCAGTGGGCGGCAAACTGCACGACTCGTATACCGTCTGTTGCAAAGGGTAATAAAGGGCGAGGTTACCAGCGACTCCGCCAAGGCCGTTATATTGTGGTTGGTCGGTGAGAACATTCAACTTCACAATGTTATCGCCGCTGCGGCACCGGAATGCTTTCGTATACTCGTGAAATCCTTCAAGACAGAAGGCTCTGAGGTGAGGAAGCAGGTGCTCATGCTTGGGTGCAAGATATGGATGTTCCTTGATGGAAGTGGGGCGGTGGCCGAACGATTTAGGCAACTCTTTTTCTACCTCATTGAACTTGCAAATTTTGATGACGACTACGATGTGCGTGACTATGCACGACTTGTGGGTTGTGCTGTGGACCGACAGAGTGCAACATTCGAAGGACTAAAGCGCATGCTTCTTTTTCGcgaaaaaaagcaaccgcAGTCGAGCGATCCGTATGCTGAGCATACCCACTATGAACTGGGCAGTCTGTCTCATTTCATTGGTAAGCCTTTCACTGGTTATCATCCCCTTCCGCCTTGGGCAACGGTGCCCTCCGATCCACTTTTACGGTTACCTCCTGGATGCGAGGTGCGCGATGACGGGGCGGATTCGGGTGATGACAGCATGAGCGacgatgaggatgatgacgatAGCTCAATGATGTATAGTGACAGTAGCAGCGACAGTGGCACATGTAGGGGTAGTGGCAGTAGCGACGCCTCCACTTCGGTACACAGCAGTTATACCGGTGATGACGGCTACTCCTCAACTGACGGGTCCCAACAGAGGGGCGGGAACAGCACCAGCGATGAAATGGGCAGAGGTGATGACGAAGAGCAACGAACCCCAGCAAAGGAGGCAGTCATACGGCCATCGGATGCGTCGAGCAAGACGAACATAACAAATATCGCCGCAGAAGCATCTGACGCTCCCAGACGTCCTGTTGTCAAAGTTACCGTACGACGTCTTGGCGCTCCCAAGCCCGCACCCGATTCCAAAACAGTCCCCACTGAAACTGAAGGCGGAGTCACTGCGGCTGTGACGCTAGAGAAGGAGGGATCACGAAGCGGAGGCACTCCCGGTGTTTCCAGTACAACGGCAGGTAATAATGCGGTTCGAGAAGTTATTAATGACAAGACAACTGCCTCAGTGGAGGGGGGAAGTGACAGAGCACTGGACACACCCACAAGGGAGGGTAGTGGTCCCGCGGAGTGAAACGAGTAGGGACAACAGgagcaaaagaaagggggaaaggcaAGGACAAAATAATAAGGCAAAAGAAGCAGACCGCGAGAGAACAGTTCCGTTTTCGGCTCGGTGACGTCTCTTTTATAGCGACACGTTCCAGTGCTTCGGGTTCTCTTTTCCATCGTTCGTTGGTTACTTGTGGTGTTGTGTAGGCTGAGCAGTGCCGTTTCGAAAAGAGACGGTGCTGGTGGCAGTTACAATTATATATCCATATATAACAAAAGAGTACTGAAAGCAGCAATAAAGTGCTTATCGCAGATAAAATGATTGTCGACCTACAGTGGGTGGCGGACACGACGTTATAGTTGACGGTGCGTTCGGGGAGGCGGTAAAGGCAGGGAAAATAGTGCGGCAGAATAGCCTCATATTGTTGTGGCCCGCATGAATGCTGTCGGGCTTGGCTACCCTCTTCAACTAAATGATGAGATCGCGCcattttttgttcctctgtttctttcccctgcATACACACGAATATATTCCCCTGTCGCTTCCCTCTCTTCACATTGTTTGATATGTTTAATTCACCTGCGTCACTTCCGTTGTGGCAGTGGATAGCTTACATTTGCGCAGTGTAAAGAGCCTCTAGGGACTAAACTCCTcgttttcctctccctctgTCTTTCCATAGTAGCAGTAAACAATTTGAACGAAGTTTTAGTTCACAGAAGTGCTGTGTTGACTTAGTCCACGTAGCGAAAGAAATAATTGCGCTTCCAcgtatatttattatatatataaagaccCCGGATTTATAAGGACGGAAactgaaaagaaaccaacCGACGAAGACcataaaggaaaagaggaacaaaaaagtacAAGACCATCAACTGTGTTATAGGCGACACAGGGTAGGAATAGTTTCAACCTTGTCGGAGAAGACGGTGGTAGAGAAGGGgggagaaagcaaagaagggaaaatccTGTCGAGAGAAGACAAGAGGTTCACAGGAAAGTGCAACAcccatatatacatatatatatacatataagTGGGAAGGCTGCATCGGcactcacatatatattaatcAAAAGCTAAcatcaacgacaacaacaccgTAAAGTAGTCAAGGAGTCAGCAAAAGTAGAAACCCGTTAAATTTAAGTTGGCGTGTttctccattctttttttccacttccctttttgtaACCCTAGGTGGTGCGTTAACAGGAGTTTGAACCCCTGCACAGCTGCACCGCCCTTTGGTTGTACATACGTATTCTCCCTGATCAGTGTTTAAAcggatatatatatcaaatagCGAAAAAGCTGAGGTggggtgttgttgttgttttacgtTTCCTTGAAGAAATTtggcgaagaaaaagaaacaggtgTGAGTTGGACTACAATAGCGCAAAAGGTACCACTGAACAGTGGTGGAAAGCAGCAAGAGCGCGTGTTGTTGGCgttatttctttgttattacgGTTGCTGTTGTGGCAGACGCACATTTTTTGACATTACAACTGCTGCACGTCGATGCCCTTCGCTCCCCAGGGACCTGTGATGGACCTGTACAACTCTGATGAAGGGGATCTCCTCGCAATCAGGAGTGAAATGTGGATGTGCGCAGACAGTGAAAAGATGTTCAAGGTGGGCGCTGGCCGGGGGTCAAAGAACATTGTGAGCATTGAAAACGGGCATTTCTTTGTTTACTCCACTTGCGGAAAGCAGTCGCGGTTGATTAAGGACGTCCCCTTTCATTCAGTAAAGCGCACTGCGTCATTTGTACATGATCCAAAGGTGTCTGGTGCGTCCACTGTGTCTGGGATGCAAACGGCGGCTTCGTCCTCGTCATCTTCAGCACGATCACGAGATAGGCGTGCGGATGTCCAGGTGCCTCCTTACTACTATCTCGTACTGGAGTTCGTACGGGATAAAACGGTAGCCGAGTCGACAAACCTAGCAAAGCGTGAGCACGTTGTGTTATGCACGGATAACGTGCAGGATTTTCAGTACTGGCAGCAATTCGTTGGGAGGTATAAGTGTCAGTTGAATCGCACTCAGCGACCTGATGAGAGGGTAGTGGGAGGGCGACGAAGTGGGAAAGGGTGTGTGAAAAGCGCATCACATAAGGAGTGTGATGATAGTGGAAGTGATGAGACGAACCTGGACATCAGCACACTCACAATGAAACTAGATGAGTTGCAGGAGTGGAAACGAATAGCAGTAGACCTCGCGGATGCGGTGGCGTCGTCGGGGGCGTTCCCTAACTGTAGACGAGAATCGCTATCGAATACGGAACCAAATGTGGAGTTTAGTCTGAAATACGTAGAAAAACTGCTTGGTGAGCTGCGGAAAGGGGTGGATTGCCGGTTGAATACACTGAACGAGACACAGCCTCCGCTGCCGCTGGTTAAAGATCTTAAACAGCAACTGGAATTGTGGAACAGTCTGTACGACAGAACCTTCTCTGACGACCGCACTTCCGAAGCGAGGGGGCTTTTCACAAAAGAGCGGCAACAAGTGCGTGTGCAACGAATGGAAAACATTATTGCGAGGGAACGTACAGAGGGGTGCACAAAATTGTCCCCAGTTGTAAGCCGGAGGGAGCTCGTAACATCACCTGAGGAGTGGTTGCAACTTCCCTGCTTGTCTACCTTAAGTGACGCTGATAGTGCACAAAACTTAGTTGGAGGACAACGCGAGGGGGGAGTCTTAGACGGTAGCGCAATTACACTGTTAAGCAGTAGCACAGTCCATGCGGATGCACCTCAGGAAGTGTGGCAACGAGAGCGGAACTTGAGTAGTGCAAATGAAGGTGATATGTTAGCCGAATTGCGGGCGGCGCACCGCAACCTAGGACTGAGATCAGCTCCTCAACACGAGTTCCACCAGCTGGAAcgcgagaagaaaaatgcagaGCGGCTCGCCCGCGAAGGACTCCGTGCTTACACGGAGGCGACAATTGTACTTCTTCGGGCGTGTTATAGCGAGTACGTAACGGTGGTGGAATGTGTGCTATCTGCCATAAGCGGCGGCGTGGACACACGCGGCGAAAGAAGGCTTGTTACGGCGTATGCGCACCTGCAGACGGTTGCAGCACTGGATGAAGCCCGCCGTGCCGCCACGACGAAGCAGACTCTTCTAGAGAATCTTGTGAACGAACTCAAGGACCTTCAAAAGACGCGGGACGAAGAGATTAACGCATTACGCAAAACCTTTTTTCGAGCCAAAGACGGATGGGAGAGTGATCTCGCAGTATTGCAAACAAAGTTAAGGACACTGCAGAACACAATGACACAGACAACAGTCGTCGTGCCTTCCGACACGGTGTCATTCCCGCCTCTAGAAAGGGCTCTTTGCGGTGGTGAAAGCAGCCAAGAACTGGGGAAGGACAGTGGTGAAGACAAAGTCTCAAACACTAAAATCGAGAGCGTAGACAAAGCAAGTTATGATGAATGTGATGAAGCGGATAGCGACGAATCCATTAGGCGGTGGGCAACGCGGCTCACGTGCAGCCACGGTGAACAACGTGGCCACATTATAGCGTTCCGTTTAGAACGGTTCTTTCACTGGACACTCGAGAACGTCGTACCACTATGCTCCGGCGCAGACACAAACTGTTTGTTAGAACTCGTCATGCGTGCGTTAAGTAATCACATAACACTACTTCAAGCTGCAGGTGAGGTCTTCGGTACACAGGATGTCAAAGTTAGCGTGGACGACAACGGCGTCCGCGAGAGTAGAGACTTATGCAGTTCAATCCGAGACTTACACACGCAACACAGCACCCTGAAGCATCTAGTAGGCAAATATATTGCTCTCACGGAAAATGACGAAGACAGCCCCGTACTAAGATGCGACGAATTGGAAAAGCAATTACAGCTCCACCAGTTTAATACAGCCACATTAGATCATATAAACAGCCTATTAGGAACTGACAACATGACCATAAAAAGGCGAATACAGGATATGATTAAAAACGAAGAGCAGCTCCTCAGAATACAGGAAATCACAGgatcaaaaagagaaatatgcACAGTACAACACGTGCGACAAAAACACGAAGAACTTCGACAAATGAGCGAACTGATTAATCGATTAGATCAGTCACGAATGCACCAAGAAAAAGATCTAACAACACAAAATTACGGAGCCTTCACACAAATGAACACATCCGTCAAGAAAGCAGAGGAAATAATAGAAAATACAACGAAAAAATACAACGAGCTACAGCTACGAATAGACTTCGACAAAATAGAATTCAATGAACGCCTCCAAATAGTGCACAAATACTACAACGAACATCCACAGCATTACCATAACAACaagataaacaaacaaatcgaAGAACTAAATGAAATaatagaaaaacaacaaaaactcaTTGGACATcaagataaaaaagagaaaaaaacggaaagaaactTATCTACACGTGCCCAGTGCCTACAAGGTATTGAGTCAGCTCTGGCTGTGCTTGGTACAACGGAGGCAGAAATGCCACTGGCATCAGCAATTCAGCGTGCTGCCGAGGAAGCTAAGGTTAGGGAAGACACACTGAAGCAAGAGCTAGACGAGGCTATGGGACGGGAAACTGCTCTGGAGGAACAACTGCGCAATCTGTCGCAAGCAACTATCGCACTGCAAGGTACACTGTATGGTGGAGAAATACCTACGGGAAATGATGGATCTGCCTTGGATGTTGGTCATGCTGCTATGAGCGCACTGGAGCGTATGCGTGAGGACGCTGCTAAGGCATCGGGGGTCATGACTGCCGCTATGCAGGAAGGAGAAATGAGTGTACCCCTGTTAGCAAAATGCCACCATATGGCAGAGACCACGAATGCATTACGCGACAGTGAAAAGCATTACCGTGCGCTTGTAGGGGAGGACGTCAAGAAGGATAGCGGTTCCACTGGAACAGATGACTCATCTACACGTGCCCAGTGCCTACAAGGTATTGAGTCAGCTCTGGCTGTGCTTGGTACAACGGAGGCAGAAATGCCACTGGCATCAGCAATTCAGCGTGCTGCCGAGGAAGCTAAGGTTAGGGAAGACACACTGAAGCAAGAGCTAGACGAGGCTATGGGACGGGAAACTGCTCTGGAGGAACAACTGCGCAATCTGTCGCAAGCAACTATCGCACTGCAAGGTACACTGTATGGTGGAGAAATATCTACGGGAAATGATGGATCTGCCTTGGATGTTGGTCATGCTGCTATGAGCGCACTGGAGCGTATGCGTGAGGACGCTGCTAAGGCATCGGGGGTCATGACTGCCGCTATGCAGGAAGGAGAAATGAGTGTACCCCTGTTAGCAAAATGCCACCATATGGCAGAGACCACGAATGCATTACGCGACAGTGAAAAGCATTACCGTGCGCTTGTAGGGGAGGACGTCAAGAAGGATAGCGGTTCCACTGGAACAGATGACTCATCTACACGTGCCCAGTGCCTACAAGGTATTGAGTCAGCTCTGGCTGTGCTTGGTACAACGGAGGCAGAAATGCCACTGGCATCAGCAATTCAGCGTGCTGCCGAGGAAGCTAAGGTTAGGGAAGACACACTGAAGCAAGAGCTAGACGAGGCTATGGGACGGGAAACTGCTCTGGAGGAACAACTGCGCAATCTGTCGCAAGCAACTATCGCACTGCAAGGTACACTGTATGGTGGAGAAATATCTACGGGAAATGATGGATCTGCCTTGGATGTTGGTCATGCTGCTATGAGCGCACTGGAGCGTATGCGTGAGGACGCTGCTAAGGCATCGG includes:
- a CDS encoding DNA-(apurinic or apyrimidinic site) lyase,putative, which codes for MFLISWNVAGWGSTARLIRSDFGTIAEFLRHTQADIVCLQEVKGSWQKLKDEPYAMGAGDGRPVSVEGWESFWSFSGRGQRGFNGVATFARKGLTWWCDSRPFIEADDKEGNSSPDASDKKTSTVEELHDEGRVLVTGHSAFVLVNTYVVNGRNSQRMAFKMRFLSCLKSLLARLKKENGKPVILVGDLNITFRAEDSHWSQRRLGFPSFMRLVHLARSLSNDEWKQSYPYIGQDTVCHLEGYIAEQTLQFLVDESDDPHPNDGRCARVDNLFSGLTKECKTTVTIDGNHLLQELVQKGRELKYHQNKGSGARVTLSELCEAGVTSVFASTLLRMQQTNHNRDIFVLVQYCGLPSHDEAGVEFMKELLVDLNLRDTMLVGLTPEALNDVCPCPYTCWDQSKNKRVVNEGNRIDYILIDASLAPKLAPCRDTENNVVRTLSEGIGHAGEDNGKKVVVDGCENTSSPFFSEFDGASHLLGVQRTAGHGAYPAAAMDGTGLPPLKKEARDLQFRGLPSTGLFVTPPQYSDHCGVCAYFPDLLLEPRPAKVKEIHPCLYRLPASLESFFQKRPRSE
- a CDS encoding adaptin AP-3 complex beta3 subunit, putative: MNRAIIAEKASLASERAKEFISSGGSIVSRARSLVSGDAQFFAVQPKPEDLRRHLNSDCIHEKSVAMKRIIAQMCKGYDMSTFFADVVKNIHSPSVELRKLIYFFVTHYAEENQNEALLSISAFQKDLMDHSMHVRSLALRMLSAMRIPAIHTLVMVAVQKCALDTEPLVRKTAAISLAQVYAVNGSEADLETIYSILQQLLADKNSEVAAAAALSFVEICPHEVSFIHKVYRNLCRVIGDCDEWGQVVLIHVLLRYARTQFCDPNEQTGRRELISDSSDEAEQSKKNKENDKEEGVNDANDGESSSETTSSSSSSSWDRKMLGLRRGGPNAAMLLDSDHRLLLDSVKPLLMSLNSAVVVAATAVICHCGPKADMDACTLPLLRLLVGPDERHSVVLSTIHTIVLTHAEPFVPYIREFFLMPQDKREIRILKLSIISKLATANNFPDLFREFRHYTRSYHVEHVVDAVRGLGLIAVRLSSVCTSQVMRVVLPLLSHKNAEVVSESIKVLQLLVVQGNSSGRQTARLVYRLLQRVIKGEVTSDSAKAVILWLVGENIQLHNVIAAAAPECFRILVKSFKTEGSEVRKQVLMLGCKIWMFLDGSGAVAERFRQLFFYLIELANFDDDYDVRDYARLVGCAVDRQSATFEGLKRMLLFREKKQPQSSDPYAEHTHYELGSLSHFIGKPFTGYHPLPPWATVPSDPLLRLPPGCEVRDDGADSGDDSMSDDEDDDDSSMMYSDSSSDSGTCRGSGSSDASTSVHSSYTGDDGYSSTDGSQQRGGNSTSDEMGRGDDEEQRTPAKEAVIRPSDASSKTNITNIAAEASDAPRRPVVKVTVRRLGAPKPAPDSKTVPTETEGGVTAAVTLEKEGSRSGGTPGVSSTTAGNNAVREVINDKTTASVEGGSDRALDTPTREGSGPAE